The following are encoded together in the Salvia hispanica cultivar TCC Black 2014 chromosome 6, UniMelb_Shisp_WGS_1.0, whole genome shotgun sequence genome:
- the LOC125197291 gene encoding protein RESPONSE TO ABA AND SALT 1-like, with protein sequence MNMAKFTTFYQGWLSRQEDFLRQLDSLLSGPDRDRECSDIIPRVIAHYREFYREKAAAVEEDVFLSISPPWMTSFELSLLWVSGFRPSILFPIMDGALAAADLSPAQRRRIDKVKAESRRREREITQAMARVQETVAEPPVYGLVKKFGGGGAVVEMEAAVEKVKAAMRGVVENADALQGWTLAEVVEALDPVQGVRFLAAVTRFQLRARRFGVERDG encoded by the coding sequence ATGAATATGGCAAAGTTCACCACCTTCTACCAAGGGTGGCTCAGCCGCCAAGAGGATTTTCTCCGTCAGCTCGATTCCCTCCTCTCCGGCCCCGACCGGGATCGAGAATGCAGCGACATAATCCCCCGAGTCATCGCGCACTACCGTGAGTTCTACCGCGagaaggcggcggcggtggaggaggACGTCTTCCTTTCGATATCTCCGCCGTGGATGACCTCCTTCGAGCTCTCTCTCCTCTGGGTTTCCGGGTTCCGTCCTTCGATCCTCTTCCCGATCATGGACGGGGCTCTGGCGGCGGCGGACCTCTCGCCGGCGCAGCGGCGGCGGATCGACAAGGTCAAGGCGGAGTCGCGGCGGAGGGAGAGGGAGATCACGCAGGCCATGGCCAGGGTGCAGGAGACTGTGGCGGAGCCGCCGGTGTACGGCCTGGTCAAGAAgttcggcggcggcggcgcggtGGTGGAGATGGAGGCGGCGGTGGAGAAGGTGAAGGCGGCGATGAGAGGGGTGGTGGAGAATGCGGATGCGCTGCAGGGGTGGACATTGGCGGAGGTGGTGGAGGCACTGGATCCGGTGCAGGGGGTGAGGTTCTTGGCGGCGGTGACGCGGTTTCAGCTCCGGGCGAGGAGGTTTGGGGTGGAGAGAGACGGTTAG